The nucleotide sequence AACAGCCGCTTGCAAATGTTCTCTGTCACCTCAATTAACCGGATGTCCCTGCATGGAGAGAAAGGCTCAGGCTTGGCATGGGCCCCCAGCaacagccagggcacagggtgAGCCTGCCAAAGCCCCCGGCTCCagaggcagtgacagcagcaggagcctcccGGCCCACTGCCACTTACGACTGTGTGTACTTGACAGCAGAGCCCTTCCCGTCCAGGAAGCCATACTTGGTGTCGATCACCTCCTTGGTCTTGCCAGTCTCCTCGAAGGCAGATTTCAGCTCCACTGCTACGTACTTGCACActgtgggaaggagagagcaCAGGTGCTTTAGGGGGTGTCACTGTTCAGACAGGCAGCGTGACAGAGCACCTGGGACAGCAGCCGGAACGAGCCCAGGAACCGGGCATTTGGCCATCCAAAGAAATAAccaggaatggctcagctgcTTCCACTGGAGAACGCTTGAAGCAGGAACACCCAAACCAAAGCTTCAGACTAAaccagctgctgtggcacagctggaagtCACACAGGCTCAGTTCTGCCTGCAGCTTTCCCCCCAGTAGCCTCTACCTCCCTGCCACAAGCTACTCTCCTCCTTTTGGAAGAGCACAGGGTCCTTTTGCAACGCAAGTCCCAGTGTGGCTCAGAGCTTCTCCTCGTGATGGCAGCATGTCCCACTGGGTAGTGGTTCTCTGCTCTcagtgccctggggacactggggctgtgctggggactgagcagctggcagggctcgGTGGGCTGGGTGACAGCACAAAGTGCTGGCTGTGGCCTCCAGGAACAGAAcctggggctctgcctgcagcagagacCGCATCATCAACAGATTTAGAACACAGTGCATGGTTATTTTTtataaagctaaaaaaaaaaaaaggctttatttcttctgtaaaaaGAGCCCAACAGAGCTATAGAAACAGACAGCAGGAGAAATACCTCAGGGGTTTACAAGTGGGAATGGGGAGGAATGGAAGCCAGGCATGGTGTGGCTATTCCTCCCCCCAAAACAGGGTCTCAGGAGGCTGGAGAAAGCTTTGTCCAGTGCTGTGGGGTCCTGTTTGTCAGGAGCCACCTCTTCTTCGAGCCCCACTTTACAAGAAGTGCCAAGCTTCAGCAGGAATGGtctgacagcaatgagccaaTGTCTTCTCCCAGGCACTAATGTGAGTTGAGAGAAGCCTCAGGCAGGAAGAGAGCAAAGTGGCTTCTCCAGTGGCGTTGAGAAGCCCTATGTGCACCTCCTGAACAATCCTTTCTCTGCTGGCACAAGGGGGTGGGAGGCAACTGTGGCCATTTCTGAGGTGGGATGatctctccttcctgcagaCCCTTGGATCTCAAGGTTGTCCCCCTccacaccacagctgctgcagcgtCTCCACACATGCCAGGAGGAGTGCTCAGTGCTGAGTCCAGTTATCCAGATGCTCCCTGAAGCTTTTGCTGAGCACTGACACAGGTTTGAAGCCTgggcaggaagaggagcagagtGTGGTCAGTGCGTGCTCTGATGCTTCTCTGAAGTTACGCTGGTGCCACAGCAGAACTTGGACTTCAGCAtcttcagagctgcttcccCGGCAGGGAAAGTTTTGTAAAGAACTccctatttttaaattttctctttgctgttcaGCTCCACATATGCCTGCACAACAAAGACAGAGGAAACCGCACCAGGCAGCAAATGCCCGTCTTGACCTACCGTGGAGTGCCAGCGAACCAAAGAGATACTCAGATAGGAAGCATCACAGAGACCTAACTGCAAGCAGCACACACGACCAGTCCCAGCTACGAACCGGTAGGCGATCAAGTGACTGCCGGGAACAGCGATGCCCGcgggcaggaggagggcagaggagcagcccgCGGGGGCGCAGCCCCGCACCAGCAACCCCCGGCCCGAGCAGACAGCGGGCGGCCGCCGATCAGCCCGGCCCACCCCGAGGCCCTGCTTACCCTCGCACTTGCTGGGCAGTCGCACCCAGTCCGAGTCGTCGCCCCCAGCCAGCGCCGCCGCCATCAGCAGCATCAGCAACGCTGCCCCCGTCGCCGCCGCCATGACTCCGCTTCCGGGGCGCGCTCCCGCCCCGCCACGCCCGGTTACCATGGCGACCCCGCCCCGCGGACCAATGGCGAAGGCGCGCCTTACCCGCGTGACCAATCCCCGCCGACCGCCGCGAACCAATCCCAGCAGCGCGCGGCCCCCGTAGCACCGCCCTCGGGCGGTCCCGCCGGGGGCCCACGTGGGAAGGGGCGCGCACGTGGCCGCGGGGGTACTTCGGGGTACCCCAGAACCCTCCAggtgccctccctgcctctggaaTTCTGGAACCCTTCCCCCCTGGGGTACCTTGGGGCCCCTTCCCTACCTCTGGATGATTCTGGGTCCCTTCCTATCTTCCAGGAAattccagggctgtgccacccaCAGAAATGTGTCAGCTCCTCTCTCTTGTCTCCTCAAAACAAGATTCCCATCCGGTACCTCCCCCAGCCAACACTGGatcttctccctcctccatTTGGGGGTCCTCTCTCTAGTCTCCAGGGTATTTCCAGTGACTTCCATACCCCTACACCAAATCAGGGGGACTTACCCTTCACGCCCTCAGCTCTGGGCGAGGAGGATGGAGGTGAGGACAGCATCAGAGAGCAAGACCTTCAGCAGCACCACACGGACAGCCATAAGGAGCGCTGCCAAGGCAGGGGCCGGTGACACTGCAATGGAAAGGTGAGGTGATGCCTGCCACAGACACCCCCCTGCACCCACGTTCTTTCCAGGCCTGCTATGGGGCCACGTTTCGGCAGACTTGGGATCTTTACACATTCCAGAGACACCTCATGTCACTCTCATGCTGTTCCTGAGGGCAGGCTGGCTCTGACCCAGTTTCCCCATTCTTCCCACCAAGGTGAagcttccctccctcttccccagtcccacagcactgggaaaacCCATTCCAACCACCACAAAGCCCCAGCCAAGCCACTCCCAGGGCTTTCTCCCCGGCAGCTGACATTCCCACCAGGCAGGGGCCAGAGACTCACCAGCTGTGctacagagctctgctgcctcctcgTTGCCTGTGGGATGaaagagcagctggggaggcacTGGTAGCCCAGCACCAGGTGCATGGCAGGGCTAGCCACAAACCCCTTCCTGTGATCGGGGCAGCAACGTTTGCCCCTAGGGCTTCAcacctgctccctgctggccccagaGGCTCCGCCGACCTCCCTCCTCAGGGGCCACCAGTGCACCCACTGGGCCGGGCAGCAGTGGTcaaggcaggcagagggggTGGCATCAGGGCCATACCCGTGATGCGGATGGGGCGGGAGCTGTGGGACGGGGAGGTCCTGTTGGCCCCCACATGGCAGGCAAGTTCCCTCTCGCGCGGAGGGTCACTGGAAAGCTGGGAGACGGAGCAGACGGTGCCACCATCCTCCTGGGAGGCCCCATAGGCAAAGGACTGAAGGATGCTACCGTTCCCACCGGAGATCCAGACGGCATGGCCAGAGCTGGGGGCCAGGTCGCTCACCACGCACACCACCAGCTGCCGGCGCTGCCCAGCCAGCACCATGCTCAATGGCCGGGTCAGCGTaggcagtggcacagctgccctgccaACTGAGCGAGGCAAGGTTCAGGGGCACTGCTTTCCTCACACATCCCACCCGGCACGGCTGCCAGCTCGGCGGAGCTCAGCCTTTGCATCCAGGCTGGGTGACAAACCCGTCCTTTACGCCTCCTGGGTTTTTCCCGGGGGTACTCACGGGGCAGGAGCGGGAGCAGAGcggcagccagcagcacccggagcagctccatggcagcTGCCGCGCATGGGGCCgccagggctcagcccccaCCCGCAGCTCCAGCTGCGCCGCCCACCGCCGGGGCTGCGGGACCGGCGCGGCGCCCCCTCGCCGGTGGTACAGCCCCGCTCCGCCCCTCCGCCGCTGCTCCGTGCCGGTCGCGCCACGGAGCGAGTCCCGGTCCCGGGGGTGCGGCACCCCCACCGCCTCCCGCGCGCCCAGCCCCGGGAGCACCCCCGGTCGAGCAGGGCGCTGCCGGCAGGTGAAGAAGGAACTACACAAGAACTCTGGGCTGCACCGCAGGGTACGGCTGCGCCCGGGGCACACGCTCGGCCCCGCGGTGGCCGGGGCGGCAGGGGGGAACGGACGACACCTGGGACAAGGCGGGGTGGGTGACAGCTGCTGTGGACTTAAGGGGAGGACGAGCTCCAGTCCTACAAGATCCATGATGCACACGCACGGGCCAGGCTGGAAATGCCTCTGCTTTATTCTTCAGCCAAATGtaccaaaataaaccccaaagcCCAGCACCGCTCAGCTTGGTGACACCCAACACTTCCAGAATACACCGGGCAGAGCAGCCTTGATTACTTGCAGTCAAGGCTGTGGATTCACGCAGCAGAACTTTATGCCACCTTTATGACTCAAGGCACATGtattgaaataaagaaaaacaaaacatgtacAATAACTTCAAAAACACCCATCATTAAGGCAtacatttttcttgaaaaaaacagaaatttttttttttgtaatttccaGCTTTCACTTCATGCTGTTTTATGACCTCTTCATACCTACAGTTTCAGCCTGAATTCAAAGAACCCCATCACTCTCAACCCAGGAGCTTAGGTGGGAAAGCAATATTGCCTGATTTTCATACGCATCTCAATAGCTGGTGATCCTTTAGGAAGtccaaacaaaccaacagagCCATCTTTCCTTGCCCTACAGCTTGGCAAGCACCCTGTCCCAATACAAACATCAAATTAGTCTTGAATTCTTTTGAAGAACCTGAGAACTAACTTAATACCTGAAAACTCAGGGACAAGAATTGCTATGTACCTCCTCCCTCCAACCATCACCATGTCAAGGACCAAGCTACTCCACACTGAGCTTTGTTTTTATGTTCATGGCCGCCAGCTCAGCCACAAAGTAGCGGAAGACGTGGGGCACAGGGACAACCTCAATGGCATCCACTGCACTGCAGACGGAGCAGGAGtacctcctgctgctggtcaCAGATGACTGGGACAGTTTCTCCAGCACAGGGGACGTCATGCTGCCACAGCTTGTGCACACGTAGGCTACGGAGCCGTCGGAGCAGTTGAAGAGGcggtcctgcagcaggaaggacgTGCCGTGGGCCAGCAGAGCATCCCGCTCCATCTCGCCGAAGCGGATCCCCCCTTCCACGTTCCTGCCCTTGACAGGCTGGTTGGTGACAGCGTCTCGGGGCCCTGTGGTCCTCACCTGGAACTTGTCGGAGACCATGTGGCGCAGGCGCTGGTAGTACACCACCCCCACAAAGatctctgcctccagctccatcccGCTGATGCCGCTATACATCTTCTCCGTGCCAAAGAAATTGTAACCCGCGCTAGCTAAAGTCTCACCGAAGTATTTCAGAGCAGATTTCTTCTCGGTGAAGGTGAAGGGAGTGGCATCATAGGACACCCCGTGCAGGGCTGCTGACTTCCCCGCCATGCTCTCAATTAACATCCCAATGGTCATGCGGGAGGGAAAGCCGTGAGGGTTGAAGAGGATGTCTGGAACCATCCCGTTCTCTGTGAAGGGCATGTCCTCGACAGGCCACAGCTGGCTCAGGATACCTTTCTGTCCGTGACGGCTGGCAAATTTGTCTCCAATAGTGGGATTTCGGGGAACCCTCACAGTGATGCAAGCCTTCTTGAACTTCCCAGTACCACGGTCATTGCTGCATAACCTAACGTTGTCCACAATGCCCACTTCCTTACTCCTGTGTAGGAACAATCATAGCAAAGGTGTCAGGTTTGATAATAATTTTTagtttcaaaaggaaaatgaagcaaaaaactTAAACCACTTATAAAATGCCTTTGGACAGCTGAGAAACACCACCATTCTTCAAAGTACTACTCAGTAGTGAGGGAACTCAGACTATGTAAGAATTAGGGCAAAGAAGCAATACAAAGGCATCTTCCAAGTGCCATTCAGGTACTGCTTTCAAGTGATCAGGTAATGTGCCACCCATTAATTAAAAAGAGGATCATTTCAACCTGGTTCATCTAGATCACACTTTGTATCAGATAAAATACATCCCACTGCCATTTCCATTGTGTTAAGGCAGCATCCCTTTTCCCTACCACCAATAAATTCACACCATACTGATGGGATCCCAAAATAAAGAACCCCACTCAGTTCTTCAGTAGAGAGGGAAGTTCAGAGCAGAAAGGGAAGGCAAAGTGTGAGCTTTGACAAGTGCCTTGTTCAGGGTTGTGCTCCTTCTATAGATGAGCCCTCAGCCTGATATTCCATATACCAGGGGTCTTCTGCAGGCTTAACTGTTATCATGTCCACATACAACCAGCACAGGCAAATCACCAAAAAAATATCCTCCTAGGGTaaaagccagctctgcagcacacactgGCTTAGAGAAAAGATGTGACACATGCCTGGGAGTCACCTAGAGCACGAACTTAATGCCTCTGTCATGCCATGGACACTATTATGTGAGGAGAAAAGGGACCATCTGCAGGGAAAGGGCCAACTGCCCTCCCCAGGGGgtgagcagagccagagcaacAAGCTGTACTTACGGATAGTAGGCAGTGAAGGTCTCCCCTGTGTTGAGGTTCATGAAGCTGTAGAAGGggtccccaggctgcaggataGACCCTACAAAAGGCAGTCCATCAGCATCCAGCTTCTCCCCAACGTTTGGATCACCAGGCCTGATGCCAAATACTAAAttatctcctgccctgctggctttAAGGGAAAGGTCAATGCTCTCTGCCTTGATAACACTTCCATAAGCAAATCCTCTCTGCCAGGAAGATTTATTTACAAtctaaaaaggagaaacaaaagcCTGTTAAAGACTTGCTGAtaatttcaaagaagaaaacatttacaAAGGTAAACATCAGACCAAAATAGGAACATTGCCTTTTTAAAGTCTCCCCGTAAGTCACCATTCCAAAAGGCTCAAGCCTTGTATAACCCcagtatttttcaaagctgGAAGGCCACGGTCTTGGACAAACAAAGCTCTGCTCtactcccagcactgcctgctgtaACAACACAACCACTGTGCTGCTGAATCTGCCCAAAAGgcagagcaccagcacagacagaaaGTGGGGTTTTCTCAGCTGAGTATCACCCCTACTCCCAGTGCCCCACATCAAATTCCTATCACAGGATagcaggattttttcccttctggtgGCTTACCATTGCATCTTCCATGTCATAGCCACTGTAGGAGATAACAGCCACGATGGAATTGGTGCCAACGGGATAGCTGTCCATCCCATAATAGTCATACATGCTGGGCCTCACCAGAGGGCTCTGGGGGGTGTGCAGGTGGTACAGCTTGTTATCTGAGCGATCCTTGTAGTTGTACACAGGAAACCCCATGGTCTGCTTtcctggaggggaggagggaaaccTGGATTTATTCCTCCATGTATCTTGTTAAGAAAAGAGTTGGAAATACTTACAAATTAAGAAGGATTATCAATCTTAAGCCCCTTGGAATTTAATAATTGCCCTAAGCCCAGCTCTAATTTTTCTATGAACCACAATACTCAATGCCTTTCACAGCATTTCATAAAGACTACACctaatattgttttcttttctgcagatttcttttttgcaaTTTCAAAATCCCCACTAAGGTCGGCGTGGTGTTTCTAGTTTTGCTTAttggaaatttttttgtgtgttttcttgttttgtcattttctgGGGGATGTATATGTGTCTTCTCCCCAGTGTTTCCCAGAGTGAGGCCCATGTTATGTATTTCCAGGTCAAAAAGCATTTGCTTCTGCAGCATCAATATCCTGGCAAGGGAACTGATACTTGCAGAAAAGTATGAGAAGGAGGTAGTGGTTTAAGGACATCTTCCTGAAAATACTGTCAGAAATTCAATATACTAGAGGTATATGAGGTGTTAatcctatatatatatatatacacacacacacacatatatataactAAACAAATATATTCAGTATACTAGAGGTGTTAATCCCTCTGCCCAGCGTCTTGCAGCACTGGGTACTTCAGCACTTACCCATCTGGCACTGGTACATGTTCCGTGGACTTTGGTTGTGGTCAGAGAAGGGAATGAGATTGGCCACCACACTCAAAATGCTGTGAGGGAAGAGTTCCTGGTGAGTGGTCACTCCAGGCACCACCTCTGACTCCAGTGTGGCCACGTTCATGAAGATCTGCAAACATCAAATTGGATAATGCTTGTACACTTCCTTCTTTtaaagggaaggaaacaaaacaaagctgtcTCTGATGGCTTTCTGTCCATTTCAGTTTTAGCTGTGGTTATTGCCTGCACTGCAGTGTATTTGCAAGACAAATCAGACAGCTGGTAAACCACCTATCACAGATTAGGTGCATGGGAAGGAAGCCTGAAATACAGAACTGCAGTAATGTGTCCTCCTTTCTGTCTCCCACTTTAATAGTTCCAAGTGGATGAGCTCCCCAGCAATCCactgggctgcccaggagccATTTGGCAAACACAATGTAACACAAGATGACATGGTACACACAACACAGCAATCCTTCACCTCAAATCTTCATTAAGCTAACACCAAGTGCAGATCTGAAGATCTCAAAAAGATCTCTACAGTCCAGCTATGAGAGTTACTAGAAATCAATTTGGAGGAGTGAAAAAACCCCTTCTGTCACCTATTCTAGCTCTTCAACACAAGCCTCATCCTCAGCTCCTTTCATAAATATTTACCAAACCCATTTTTGATGCCAGGCACCTCTGTAACATGGGAACATGCAAACCCCACCTGTTCCAGAGTCCCAATCCATTCATTCCTTCCATAGGACAGGTTTCTGACAGGCCGCACCATCCGGCAAGGGTTAGTGAAAATGAAGAGCCCAGGATACAGGCTGGGTTTTCCTGTCATTGGGATAAGGACCACTTCTG is from Serinus canaria isolate serCan28SL12 chromosome 3, serCan2020, whole genome shotgun sequence and encodes:
- the PTCRA gene encoding pre T-cell antigen receptor alpha; translation: MELLRVLLAAALLPLLPLGRAAVPLPTLTRPLSMVLAGQRRQLVVCVVSDLAPSSGHAVWISGGNGSILQSFAYGASQEDGGTVCSVSQLSSDPPRERELACHVGANRTSPSHSSRPIRITGNEEAAELCSTAVSPAPALAALLMAVRVVLLKVLLSDAVLTSILLAQS